From the Spirochaetaceae bacterium genome, the window GCAGCACCGAGCGCTAGCCGCAGTTGCGCCGCGCGGTCACGACGGCCGGCATCGCCCTGCTACTGCCGCTTGCGGGGCCGGCGTGGGCGGACGAGGTGGTGGCCCAGGTGCGGCAGGAACCGCTGCGGACCGCCGCCGCCTGCACGGGGCAGTTCGTGCGCCACACCCTGCCGCACACCACGCGTGCCGCCGACCGGCCGGCAAGGGCCTACGATACCAACGGCGCCGGGGTGGCGCTGGCGGATCTGGACGGCGACCGGCTGATCGACGTCGTGCTGGCCGGGCTGCGCGCGCCGGCGACGCTGCTGTGGAACCGCGGCGGGCTACGCTTCGAGCGCGTGGAGCTGGCCGAGACCGGCACCCGCGCGGTGGTGGCCGTGGACATCGAGGGCGACGGCCACCCGGACCTGGCGTTCACCCGCTCCGGCGCCGGGCCGGCGCTGTGGCGGGGCAGCGGGCCGGCGCGCGGGTTCGAGCGCCCGCACCCGCTGTGGCCGCCGCCGATGCCGATCTACGCCATGGCGTGGGCCGACCTGGACGGCGACCGGGACCTGGACCTGACCGGCGCCACCTACAACGCCGAGCTGTGGCAGTCGGAAGCCGCGGGGCAAGCCGACAGCGGCGTGTTCGTGTACGAGAACACCGGCCGCGCCCTGCTGCCGGCGCGGCTGACCCGCAACGCGCAGGGACTCGCCGTGCTGCTCACCGACCTGAACGGCGACGGCCGACCCGACATCGTGGTGGGCAACGACTTCGCGCTGCGCGACGAGGTCTACTACCGCACGCCGGACGGCTGGCAGGCGGGCGAACCGTTCGCGCGCACCGCACGCAACACCATGAGCTTCGCCGCCGGCGACGTCGACAACGACGGCCACCAGGAACTGCTGGCCGCCGACATGAAGCCTTACCTGAGCGGCCCCGAGGTGGATGCGGCGTGGCGGCCGCTGCGCATCGCGGAGGCGCGGCGGCTGGCCAAGATCGCCGCCATCACCGGCGAGGAGGATCTGGCGCCCGACCCGCACCAGGTGGAGGCCAACACGCTGCAGGTGCGCGGCCCCCGCGGCGCGTTCGCCGAGCGCGGCGAGTGGGCCGGCATCGCCGCCACCGGCTGGACCTGGTCTGCCCAGTTCGGCGACCTGGACAACGACGGCTTCCTGGACCTGTACGCGGTCAACGGCATGATCGACGCCGACATCTTCGGCCACCTGCCGGGCGCCGAGCTGGTGGAGCAGAACCAGGCGCTGCGCAACGACGGCGGCGGGCGCTTC encodes:
- a CDS encoding CRTAC1 family protein, yielding MRRAVTTAGIALLLPLAGPAWADEVVAQVRQEPLRTAAACTGQFVRHTLPHTTRAADRPARAYDTNGAGVALADLDGDRLIDVVLAGLRAPATLLWNRGGLRFERVELAETGTRAVVAVDIEGDGHPDLAFTRSGAGPALWRGSGPARGFERPHPLWPPPMPIYAMAWADLDGDRDLDLTGATYNAELWQSEAAGQADSGVFVYENTGRALLPARLTRNAQGLAVLLTDLNGDGRPDIVVGNDFALRDEVYYRTPDGWQAGEPFARTARNTMSFAAGDVDNDGHQELLAADMKPYLSGPEVDAAWRPLRIAEARRLAKIAAITGEEDLAPDPHQVEANTLQVRGPRGAFAERGEWAGIAATGWTWSAQFGDLDNDGFLDLYAVNGMIDADIFGHLPGAELVEQNQALRNDGGGRFVRAPEWGLGATESGRGMAFADLDNDGDLDVVVNNLEAPAVLFENRLCGGSAVEVDLRWPGSPNPRAVGATVRLAAGAATSLRTVQSGSGYLSSSPARLHFGLPAAAASGPLTLTVTWPDGAVTRTPAIRPHTLVTIQR